A genomic segment from Azospirillum sp. TSH58 encodes:
- a CDS encoding class I SAM-dependent RNA methyltransferase: protein MTSDTAADRTGTDFEIFIVTAPGLESVLCAEVKAKGFRDATAIKGGVTVRGGWPEVWRANLELRGATRVLARVASFRAFHLAQLDKRARRVPWAEFLRPDVPVRVEASCKGSRIYHAGATAQRIERAITEELGAPISAEAEVSIKARIDDDLCTISVDASGESLHKRGHKEEIHKAPLRETLAALFLRHCGYDGTEPVVDPMCGSGTFVIEAAEIAAGLHPGRSRRFAFEQLASFDNAAWQAMRSAGGVNTAPAVRFYGSDRDGGAIAMSRANAERAGVAALTDFQKHAVSDLMPPEGPPGLVIVNPPYGARIGEKKPLFALYGALGQTLLSRFSGWRVGLVTNEASLAQATGLPFQPSGPSVSHGGLRVTLHSTAALP from the coding sequence ATGACCAGCGACACCGCCGCCGACCGTACCGGCACCGATTTCGAGATCTTCATCGTCACCGCGCCGGGCCTGGAATCCGTGCTCTGCGCGGAGGTGAAGGCCAAGGGTTTCCGCGACGCCACCGCCATCAAGGGCGGTGTCACCGTTCGCGGCGGCTGGCCGGAGGTCTGGCGGGCGAACCTGGAACTGCGCGGGGCGACCCGCGTGCTGGCCCGCGTCGCCTCCTTCCGCGCCTTCCACCTCGCCCAGCTCGACAAGCGGGCGCGCCGGGTGCCCTGGGCCGAGTTCCTGCGCCCCGACGTGCCGGTCCGCGTCGAGGCGTCCTGCAAGGGCTCGCGCATCTACCACGCCGGGGCCACCGCCCAGCGCATCGAGCGCGCCATCACCGAGGAGCTGGGCGCCCCGATCTCCGCCGAGGCCGAGGTCTCCATCAAGGCCCGCATCGACGACGACCTCTGCACCATCAGCGTCGACGCGTCGGGCGAATCCCTGCACAAGCGCGGCCACAAGGAGGAGATCCACAAGGCCCCGCTGCGCGAGACGCTGGCCGCCCTGTTCCTGCGCCACTGCGGTTACGACGGGACGGAGCCGGTGGTCGATCCGATGTGCGGGTCCGGCACCTTCGTCATCGAGGCGGCGGAGATCGCCGCCGGCCTGCACCCCGGACGCAGCCGCCGCTTCGCCTTCGAACAGCTCGCCTCCTTCGACAACGCGGCGTGGCAGGCAATGCGTTCCGCGGGCGGCGTAAACACTGCGCCCGCCGTCCGCTTCTACGGCAGCGACCGCGACGGCGGGGCCATCGCCATGAGCCGCGCCAACGCCGAGCGAGCGGGTGTCGCCGCCCTGACGGACTTCCAGAAGCACGCGGTCAGCGACCTGATGCCGCCGGAGGGGCCGCCGGGCCTCGTCATCGTCAACCCGCCCTACGGCGCGCGGATCGGCGAGAAGAAGCCGCTGTTCGCCCTTTACGGCGCGCTGGGCCAGACGTTGCTGTCGCGCTTTTCCGGCTGGCGGGTCGGCCTCGTCACCAACGAGGCGTCGCTCGCCCAGGCGACCGGCCTGCCCTTCCAGCCGTCCGGCCCGTCGGTGTCGCACGGCGGCCTGCGCGTGACGCTGCACAGCACCGCCGCCCTTCCCTGA
- a CDS encoding SIS domain-containing protein: MTSAPLMMQEAATAPAAVRRLLDSDATAVAALADRLRAAPPPFAMTIARGSSDHAAGYARYLFETALGLVTASAAPSVVTAYGAALRVKDAFVLAISQSGQSPDLLRVAEAARAGGALTAALVNAEESPLAERVAHPLPLHAGPELSVAATKSFVASLAAIARLTAVWTDDEALLDALPQLPRGLERAGAADWSAALPVLESVSSLLIVARGRSYPIAQEMALKFKETAAAHAEPFSAAEVMHGPMALVEPGFPVLVVAVRDETLDGVLDTARALKQAGAHLLVASAEERALALADTPLPLPPPLHPVLDPIAAIQAFYPFMARLAVARGFDPDRPRHLRKVTRTI, encoded by the coding sequence ATGACCAGCGCTCCCCTGATGATGCAGGAGGCCGCCACCGCCCCAGCGGCGGTGCGGCGCCTGCTGGACTCCGACGCCACGGCGGTGGCCGCCCTCGCCGACCGGCTGCGGGCCGCGCCGCCGCCCTTCGCGATGACCATCGCGCGGGGCAGCAGCGACCACGCCGCCGGCTACGCCCGCTACCTGTTCGAGACGGCGCTGGGGCTGGTCACCGCCTCGGCGGCGCCGTCGGTGGTCACGGCCTACGGCGCCGCTCTGCGGGTGAAGGACGCCTTCGTCCTGGCCATCTCCCAATCGGGCCAGAGCCCCGACCTGCTGCGCGTCGCGGAGGCGGCGCGGGCCGGCGGCGCGTTGACGGCGGCGCTGGTCAACGCCGAAGAGTCGCCGCTGGCGGAGCGGGTCGCCCATCCCCTGCCGCTGCACGCCGGGCCGGAGTTGAGCGTCGCCGCGACCAAGAGCTTCGTCGCCAGCCTCGCCGCCATCGCCCGGCTGACCGCCGTCTGGACGGATGACGAGGCGCTTCTCGACGCCCTTCCCCAACTGCCCCGAGGGCTGGAACGGGCCGGTGCGGCGGACTGGTCGGCGGCGCTGCCGGTGCTGGAATCCGTGTCCAGCCTGCTGATCGTCGCGCGTGGCCGCAGCTACCCCATCGCGCAGGAAATGGCGCTGAAGTTCAAGGAGACCGCCGCCGCCCACGCCGAACCCTTCAGCGCGGCGGAGGTGATGCACGGCCCGATGGCGCTGGTCGAGCCGGGCTTCCCCGTGCTGGTGGTGGCAGTGCGGGACGAGACGCTGGACGGCGTGCTGGACACCGCCCGCGCGCTGAAGCAGGCCGGCGCCCATCTGCTGGTCGCCTCCGCCGAGGAGCGGGCGCTCGCCCTGGCCGACACGCCCCTGCCCTTGCCGCCGCCGCTGCACCCGGTGCTGGATCCCATCGCGGCGATCCAGGCCTTCTACCCCTTCATGGCCCGGCTGGCGGTGGCGCGCGGCTTCGACCCCGACCGGCCCCGCCACCTGCGCAAGGTCACCCGGACAATCTGA
- a CDS encoding GDSL-type esterase/lipase family protein — protein sequence MRSIRRTGWTGVAALLALLAAPAQGETPIGPRTQPPYPDWLTTRMETLRRQDPKAMLLGDSLVVGWPPDLARRLFDAEPMNFGAGGDSTGNLLWRVRQSFGPGMSLESALVLVGTNDLPTRTAAEIADTIAAIATDVKRFAPGSCVTLLTLLPRRDGNAVFAERIADVNRRLAALAGPGLRVVDVHGPLRDACPAESACPLYKDPVHLSRAGYERLTAAIGKTGC from the coding sequence ATGCGGTCCATCCGGCGGACGGGCTGGACCGGGGTTGCCGCTCTGCTGGCGCTCCTGGCCGCCCCGGCGCAGGGCGAAACGCCCATCGGGCCGCGCACCCAGCCGCCCTACCCGGACTGGCTGACGACGCGCATGGAGACGCTGCGGCGGCAAGACCCGAAGGCGATGCTGCTGGGAGACTCTCTGGTCGTCGGCTGGCCGCCCGACCTCGCCCGCCGGCTGTTCGACGCGGAGCCGATGAATTTCGGGGCCGGGGGCGACAGCACGGGAAACCTGCTGTGGCGGGTGCGGCAGTCCTTCGGGCCGGGCATGAGTCTGGAGTCCGCGCTGGTCCTGGTCGGGACGAACGACCTGCCGACGCGTACCGCCGCGGAGATCGCCGACACCATCGCCGCCATCGCCACGGACGTGAAGCGCTTCGCCCCCGGCTCCTGCGTCACCTTGCTCACCCTGCTGCCGCGGCGCGACGGCAACGCCGTGTTCGCCGAGCGCATCGCCGATGTGAACCGGCGGCTGGCGGCGCTCGCCGGCCCCGGCCTGCGCGTGGTGGACGTGCATGGGCCGCTGCGCGACGCCTGCCCGGCGGAGAGCGCCTGCCCGCTCTACAAGGACCCGGTGCATCTGAGCCGTGCGGGCTACGAGCGGCTGACCGCCGCCATCGGCAAGACCGGCTGCTAG